The segment TGCTGAGCACCAACATGGTGCCTCCACTGGTGCTCATGTTAGGGGTCTTGGGCTCCATATGGCTTGGGGTGGCAACTGCCACCGAGGCCTCAGGAGTCGGGGCTTTCCTGGCCCTGCTGCTCATGATCATTTATCGAAAGTTTACCTGGAGAGGTTTTGCCGAGTGCGTTTGGGGGGCTGTACGGACCAATTGCATGGTCATGACAATACTTTTTTGCGCTTCCATCTTCACAGGGGTCTTTCTGGGTCTAGGGGGAGGAAAGGTAGTAACGGACATAGTGATGGCCTTTAGTTTTCTGGGAAAATGGGGAATGTTCGGGATGATGATGTTCATAGTGTTCATCCTGGGCTTTCTCATAGATTGGATCGCGATAATTTATATCACTTTTCCCATTTTTCTTCCTATCGCACAGCAACTGGGCTTCGACAAGATATGGTTTATAATCATGATCGCCATTAACCTCCAAACTTCCTTTCTCACCCCTCCTTTTGGATATGCACTCTTTTACATGAAAAGCACGGTTCCTCCGGAGATCAAATTGATACATATCTACAAGGGTGTTGTCCCATTTATTGCGATGCAGATTGCAGGCTTGATAATAGCAGTAATTTTCCCAGAACTTGTGACCTATTTGCCAAGCATAGTGATAAGATGAAGGCTGGAGTTTACTTGATCGGGCCCTTGGGGCCTAAGAAAGGAGGTTCAGGATGTTACCTGTAAGGCCCTTCTTGGTTCCACCGGTTCTAATCACAGGCTCGGGCTCGTCAGAGAAGACAGGGGAGGAGACCCGCAAGCTAGGCGTCAAGAAGGTTCTCCTGGTCACAGACGGTGTCATGACCAAAATGGGGATAGTTGACCCCATAAAGAAAAGTTTGGAGGAGCAGGGGATCCAGGTGGCTCTCTTTGACGAGGTGAACACAGAGCCCACCGTGGACTATGTGACCCGGGGTGTGGAGCTCTTCAAGCAAAACGGCTGCGAGGCCCTAGTAGCAGTGGGTGGGGGGAGTCCCATAGACACGGCCAAGGCCATCTCGGTCATGGCAACCAACCCAGGATCCATAGAACAGTACAAGGGGCTTCACAACATCCCCAACAAGGGCTTTCCCGTGGTAGCCATCCCCACTACCGCAGGAACCGGAAGCGAGGTGACCATCTTCACCATCATCACGGACACCAAGACCGACGTTAAGATGCTCATTGGAAGCGTGCATTGCCTTCCCCATGTGGCCATAGTGGATCCCCTTCTTACCTTGAGCTGCCCCAGGGGCCTTACAGCAGCGGTAGGCATAGACGCCCTCACCCACGCCGTGGAGGCTTATGTTTCCCTCAAGGCCCAGCCTATGAGCGACATCTTTGCACTTTCAGCCATTGAGCTCATATCAGGGAATCTCAGGCAGGCCTGGGCCAATGGCCAAAATCTGGAGGCCAGGGAAAAGGTGATGCTGGGCTCTCTCCAGGCCGGAATAGCCTTCAGCAACGCTTCCGTGGCCCTTGTGCACGGCATGTCCCGTCCCATAGGAGCCTATTTTCACGTACCCCACGGGGCCTCCAATGCAGCCCTCCTGGGAGTGGTCACGGAATTCAGCCTGATTGGGAACCCCCAGAGATACGCCCGCATAGCTGCGGCCATGGGCGAGAACGTGGAGGGCTTGAGTCCCATGGAGGCGGCTCAGGTGGCTGCAGAGGCCATAGAAAACCTCATCTGCGACATCCAGATACCCTCTCTCAAAGAACTAGGAGTGGACAAGAAAAAGCTGGAGGAATTGGCCCCGGCTATGGCAGATGCGGCCATAGCCAGCGGAAGCCCGGGGAACAACCCCAGGCAGGCCACAAAGGAGGAAATAATAGAGCTATACAAGATCGCTTACGAAAGAGAGTGAAGCGCACTGTGGATCGAGAGCAGCGAGTGACATCCTGGAAAACTGGCTCAAAGGCAAAAGCATCAAGGTGCCCATAACCGACCCGGGAGGAAGCGAAATGGCAGTTCTGGAAGAACCCATCAAAGAGGTGCTGGAGCTCAAGAACTATGTCAACGGAGAATGGGTGGAGTCCAAGGCCCAAGAGAGGTGGGACGTCATCAACCCGGCCACACAGAAGAAACTAGCCACGGTGCCCATGTCCACAGAGGAAGAGGTAAAGGGAGCCATCCAGGCGGCTCAGGAGGCCTTTCCCGAGTGGAGGCGCACCCCTCCTTTGGCCAGGGTAAGGTGTCTTTTCAGACTCAAAGAGATGATGGAAAAGAACTTCGAGACCTTAAGCCGTGTGCAGACCATGGAGCACGGCAAAACCATAGACGAGTCCAGGGGCGAGACCCGTCGGGGCATAGAGATGGTGGAAGTGGCAACTGGAATCCCCAGTCTGATGCAGGGTTACAATCTGGAAGACATAGCTTCTGGCATAGACGAGTACGTCATATACCAGCCCCTCGGAGTGTTCACCCATATAGCTCCTTTTAACTTTCCGTTCATGGTGCCTTTGTGGTACTCCCCTTTTGCCCTGGCCACAGGAAACACCTTCGTGGTCAAGCCCTCCCCCAGGGATCCCATAAGCCAGGTGAAACTGGCCGAAATGTTCGAGGAGGCAGGAATCCCTCCTGGAGTGTACAACGTGGTGCACGGAGGAGCAGAAGCTGCAAAAATCCTCATGGAACATCCAGCCGTAAAAGGGGTGACCTTTGTGGGCACCACTTCCATAGGAAAGATCGTGTACAAGACAGCGGGTGAGCACGGCAAGCGCGCCATCGCCCAGCTCAGCGCCAAGAACTTCATGGTGGTAATGCCCGATGCAGATGTCAACGCCACAGTGGCTGCCCTACTCACATCCTTTTTCGGTAACACGGGGCAGCGCTGCCTTTCGGGAGCAAACCTTGTCATGGTGGGAGACGACGAGAAGTTCAACAAGAGTTTTCTCGAGACCTTCTTTGATGCCACAAGCAAGATCAAGGTGGGCTATGGCCTTGACGAGGCAGTCCAGATGGGACCAATGCAGTCCCTGGATGGAAAACAGCGGGTGCTCAAGTATATTGAAATAGGGATCAAGGAGGGCGCTAAACTGGTCCTTGACGGCCGCAAGGTGGACATCTTGGGGGCATACCCGGATACATGTTTCATAGGGCCCACCATCTTCGAAAATGTGGAGCCCACCATGACCATAGCCCGGGAAGAAATATTTGGACCAGTTGCCTCTGTGCTCAGGGCCAAGGACTTGGACACGGTCATAAACTGGATCAATGCAAGCAACTACGGAAACGCCGCAGCCATATTCACCAACAACGGCAAGGCAGCCCGCGAATTCCAGTATAGGGTGGAATGCGGAAACATAGGTATAAACATAGGGATCGTGGCTCCCATGGCCTTCTTCCCCTTCAGCGGCATGAAGGATTCCTTCTATGGTGTGCTCCACGGCCAGGGGAAGGACGCCATTCGCTTTTTCACCGAGAGCAAAGTGGTTGTACAGCGTTGGTTTTAATAGGAGGCCAGCCCAGGATGACCATGAACCTAAACACATGTTCCCAAGTGGTAAGTCTGGCCCGGGAGCTGGAGCAACAGACCGCCGGGTTTTACAAAGAGCTGGCCCGCAGATGGCCCCAGAAAGAGGATTTCTTCCTGAATCTGGCAGCAGAGAACGACAATTACGTGACCATGGTGGAAAGGGCTTACTACGGGGTGATCTCGGATGCCTACGAAGGTTGCTTCGCCTTCGACATGGACCCCCACGAGTATGCCATTGACACCGAGTTGCCCCAAAAAGCGGATTTGAGCGTTGCGCTCAAAAGCGCTCTGAACATGGAAGAAAAGATGATAAGCTTTTATAGAGAGGCTGCCCGTCAGTCAAAGAGTCTCATGGCGGATGTGCCCAGGGCCATGGAGCTGGTGGCAAGAAAGAGGGCCGATAGGATAGGAAAACTAAGATCATTGATGGATGAGGCTTGAGCGGGACTGTTCTTCATGCTCTGGGGTCCAGGGATCCAGGCCTCCTAGGCCCGGGCGGTTCATGAAGGAGGCCTACGGCGGTTTTGGTTTCACAGTCCCAAGCTGAGGAAAAAGGATCCTGCGCAGATGTGCCGGGGGCTTGGTTCCCCCGGCATTTTCATCTGCAAAGAGGGAGAAGGGGGCGTTGTCAGAGAGATTTAGGGGCAGTGAGCATGAAGAGAAGGCAGGCTTTGGTTTTTTGATCTCTATTGCCCTTGTCTCTTTCAGCCTCCTGGCCTACGAGATAGTCTTGTCCAGGTTGTTGTCAGTAGTTCTTTCTTACCACTTTGTATTCCTAATACTATCCTTGGCCCTCTTGGGATTGGGCTTGGGAGGGCTATTACTTCGTTTGCTTGGCCCCCCGGAACTTTCGGTTTCAAAGGGATTGGGCCTTCTGGTTCGTCTGGGGGCACTGCTTTCTTTGGCCATTGCTTCCTCCGGGTTTTCCATGGCTTGGCTGGCAGGCATTGAGGGCATGGGTGGAGATGTTCTTTGGTATGCAGCTCCTATCATGATCCCTTTTTTGCTGGGAGGAGCATTCCTGGCCCTGGTGTACATGCTCCTGCCCGGCTCAAGCGGCCGTACTTATGGGGCAGATCTCATGGGGGCCGCTATGGGAGCACTGGGAGCAATCCTACTTCTGGAGATGCTGGGAGCCTTACTATCTCCTTTGGCCCTAGGCATTGTGTCCTCTGGCGCAGTACTCATCCTAGGGCTCAGCTTGCCCAGAGAGAGCCGAAGCTCCCATGTGCCAGGCTGGGGAGGAATTTCCCTGATTGCAGTCATGTTGATGGGATTTGTTCACTGGACCGGGCTGATCCCATTGGAGATTTCCCCCAAACTCAACCCTGGCAAAGAGATTCACGAGGCCTTGACCCAATTCAAGGGCAGAATAATCCAGTCCCGGTGGAGCTCTTTTGGCCGCACAGACCTTGTGGCCTATGATCAAAACCCCCAACAGATGGACCTTTATCTGGATGGCACAGCAGGCTCACCCATGTACAGGTTCCATGGGAGGCTGGAGGAACCACCTTCGTGGCTGCTGGAGCTACAGGAAGAGTTCCCCGGAGCCTTTGCCTTGAGTCGCCTGGCTGAAAAAGAAAAGGACAGCGCTCTGATCATAGGTCCGGGAGGAGGCAGGGACCTGCTTTTGGCACTGCTTGCTGGCTTCAAGGAAATAGAGGCGGTGGAGGTAAACCCTGATCTTGTTCATATGGTGAGGGAAACGGCATGGTTCAATGGAGGCATATACAAAGATTTCCCAGGTGTGAAAGTGATTGTGGACGAGGGTCGAAGCTATCTCAAGAGACAGGACAGGCTGTACGATCTCATTTTCATGAGTCTTCCTGTGACCAACACCAGCCGAAGCATAGAGGGTTACTCCCTCACAGAAAACTATCTCTTCACCCGGGAGTCCATGGCCGATTACTGGGACCACCTCACTGATGAGGGTCGCCTAGTGGTGGTGGCTCACAACGATGCCGAGTTGCTTCGTTTGGTGACCACCGCTGTTTCGGCTTTGGATAAAAAAGGCCTGGGTGTGCAAGCAGTCATGAATCGAATCTGGGTGCTCAGCTCCGGAGACTATCTGGTCCTGGTGCTCAAGAGGAACCCCTTTGAGCCATCTGATTCGCTCTGGGCATATGAGAGCTCCTTGCAAAAAGGCTATGAACTCTCGGAGTCCTTCCTGCCTTTCATTTCACCTGCCATGGGGTTGAATCCTGCCTTGGCGGCCCTGGCCTCGGGAAGGCTGAGTCCCCAGCGCCTTGTGGAGGAGGTGGGCCGAAAAGGGTATGACATCCATCCGGTTTCTGATGATAGCCCCTTTTTCTACAAATTGGAGTCAGGAGCCCCTGCCAATGTGCTGGCGGTTCTCCACATATCTTTGTGGCTTCTGCTGGCAGTTGGGGTCTACCTGGCCCTGAGGGGAAAAAAGATCTTGTTGCCCCATGTCCAGGAAAACACCAGAGGAGTCCTGAAGAGGCCCAAAGCACTTGGTTCAGCCCTCTTCTTCTGCTCACTGGGAGCCGGCTTCATCTTGTTTGAGATCTATGCTGTGCAGCGCCTCTGCCTTGTTATCGGACAGCCTGTCTGGACCATGGGAGCCGTGATCTTTTCCATCCTTGTGTCTGGAGGGGCCGGAAGCTTCTGGGCTAGCAGGTGGGCTGCCCAGCTACTTTACAAGAGGATCTCCGTCATCTGTCTGCTTCTGAGCCTGGGTCTTCTGGCTTATGGGGCTTCTTTCCACCTCATATTGGAGGCAACCAGGGCCTGGCCCCAGGGGGCCCGCATGTTTGCTGCAGCTGGCTCTTTGGTGCCTTTGGGATTCCTTATGGGGATTCCCTTCCCTCTTGGAATTCGCGCCTTGGGATTGCAGGCTCAATCCCCTTTCATCCCCTGGATGTGGGCCTTAAACGGCATAGCCTCTGTGGTGGGATCATCCTTGGGAATACTCTTGGCCCTTGAGCTGGGCTTCACCTGGACACTGGGCGCTGCCTGCCTATTTTACTTCCTGGGTTTTCTAATTTTTTTCAAGCCTTGAGCCCCAAGGTCTCCATCACCAATTGCTTCTCATGCTGGAAATCCACCACCCTCTGAAGCATTATCTTCTGGGCCATCACCGGACCTGCTCCATGCCAGGTGGCAACTCCATGTTGGCCTGCACACCAGTTCTGTAAGAGTTTATGGACCTTGAGGATGTTCTCCGTGGGCTCCTGGGAGCCGAAGCTCAAAAACTCCTCCACATAGGCCCTGGTCTCCGGATTCTTGAGCTCCCTTAAAGAAGGAAGGGTTACCACCAAGCCCCCCCCTATGTCCCCGGCTAAGGCCATCACTCTCCAGAAGGCATTACAGATGTTGAGCTTGGCCACATTGCCCATGAGCTCATCGGGCAGGAAAACCCCTGAGCCAGGAGGATCTTCCTGCCCCAGATGGGCTGCAGCCAGCCCGCAGGCCCTTCCGGTTTCCCTTAGAGTTACCATCTCGGTTAACTGCTCGTTTATGTGGGCCGCCTTCTCGAGACCCTTATATTCCTGAATGAGCTTGCATGCCCCTATGATCAGGTTCATGAAGCCCACCTTGCAGGTGCCTCCGCATGTCATCCTGTGGCAGCGGGCAAAACGGGCCACTATCTTGCCCGAGTACTTGACCTCACCGAAGTGGAACACCCTCTCCCAGGGCACAAAAACATCCTCGAATACCACCATGGCCGTCTCCCTTTGGCCATAGAGGGGATTGCCCAGCTCATAGAGGTCTTGGGCATGCTCCCTCTCTGCCGAGAAGGGTGAGTATTGGCAGATGTAAGTGATGCCTGGGGCATCCGTGGGAACCGCAAATGCCACCGCATAATCCTCTTCCCCGGGGCCTTTGGCCGACTGGGGTAGCACCAGCATCTCGTGGCTGGCATAGGCCCCGCTAATGTTTATCTTGGCTCCCCTGACCACTATGCCCCCGGGCTTTTTCTCCACTACCTTGAGGGAAAGATATGGATCAGGCCACTCCAGGGCCTTTTTCTTCCTATCCCCCCTGGGCTCTGTGAGGGCCCCGGCTAGGCACAGGTCCTCCCTCTGGAGTCTTTCCAGATAAGCCATGAACCTCTGGTGGTAGTCGGTACCTAGGTCCTGGTCCATCTCCCAGGTGGTGGCTGCCAGCGCGTGAAGCCCATCATAGCCCGGGCAACGATAAATGCAGGTCCCCAGTCTCTCGGCTGCCACGGTGCCGGCCTGGGCCTTGGCCAGAAGATCCTCCACACTTCGGCTCACATGAAGGTAACGATGAATGGGCTGGTTTATCAGGGGGGAGACCAGGCTCATGGCCTCCTGGAATCTTGGATCATGGGCCCAGCTGTAAGTGGCTTTATTGGCCTCCACCACGGTTCGGGTCACGGGATTGGTCAGAACGTCTTTTACCCTGCACCCGTTCATGTACACCTTGGGTCTTCTTGCTTTGAGGCTCTCTTCAAACTCCTCCGGAGTCATAAGGCCCATGATTCATCCTCCTTGGCTACCTAAAGCTCATTTATCATCGAAGAGCCTTCTTCGATCTATGACCCGTCTGGCCTTGAACTGTGTTCTCTCCAGGCTACCTGGAGCCAAGAGCTCGATTGTTGGCCTAAGCCCGATCTTACCCTTGATGCGGGTGGCCATGTCCGACTTGAAGCGCTCCAGGACCCCGGGATCGCTCTGTGCTGCTCTGTGGATCTCTTGGCTATACTCGGCCTGCACCAGCAGGTCATCCATGGCCCTTTCTCTGGAGACTATGATACGGAACTCTCCACCAAAGCCCTCCAT is part of the bacterium genome and harbors:
- a CDS encoding 4-hydroxyphenylacetate 3-hydroxylase N-terminal domain-containing protein is translated as MGLMTPEEFEESLKARRPKVYMNGCRVKDVLTNPVTRTVVEANKATYSWAHDPRFQEAMSLVSPLINQPIHRYLHVSRSVEDLLAKAQAGTVAAERLGTCIYRCPGYDGLHALAATTWEMDQDLGTDYHQRFMAYLERLQREDLCLAGALTEPRGDRKKKALEWPDPYLSLKVVEKKPGGIVVRGAKINISGAYASHEMLVLPQSAKGPGEEDYAVAFAVPTDAPGITYICQYSPFSAEREHAQDLYELGNPLYGQRETAMVVFEDVFVPWERVFHFGEVKYSGKIVARFARCHRMTCGGTCKVGFMNLIIGACKLIQEYKGLEKAAHINEQLTEMVTLRETGRACGLAAAHLGQEDPPGSGVFLPDELMGNVAKLNICNAFWRVMALAGDIGGGLVVTLPSLRELKNPETRAYVEEFLSFGSQEPTENILKVHKLLQNWCAGQHGVATWHGAGPVMAQKIMLQRVVDFQHEKQLVMETLGLKA
- a CDS encoding iron-containing alcohol dehydrogenase, giving the protein MLPVRPFLVPPVLITGSGSSEKTGEETRKLGVKKVLLVTDGVMTKMGIVDPIKKSLEEQGIQVALFDEVNTEPTVDYVTRGVELFKQNGCEALVAVGGGSPIDTAKAISVMATNPGSIEQYKGLHNIPNKGFPVVAIPTTAGTGSEVTIFTIITDTKTDVKMLIGSVHCLPHVAIVDPLLTLSCPRGLTAAVGIDALTHAVEAYVSLKAQPMSDIFALSAIELISGNLRQAWANGQNLEAREKVMLGSLQAGIAFSNASVALVHGMSRPIGAYFHVPHGASNAALLGVVTEFSLIGNPQRYARIAAAMGENVEGLSPMEAAQVAAEAIENLICDIQIPSLKELGVDKKKLEELAPAMADAAIASGSPGNNPRQATKEEIIELYKIAYERE
- a CDS encoding CoA-acylating methylmalonate-semialdehyde dehydrogenase; amino-acid sequence: MAVLEEPIKEVLELKNYVNGEWVESKAQERWDVINPATQKKLATVPMSTEEEVKGAIQAAQEAFPEWRRTPPLARVRCLFRLKEMMEKNFETLSRVQTMEHGKTIDESRGETRRGIEMVEVATGIPSLMQGYNLEDIASGIDEYVIYQPLGVFTHIAPFNFPFMVPLWYSPFALATGNTFVVKPSPRDPISQVKLAEMFEEAGIPPGVYNVVHGGAEAAKILMEHPAVKGVTFVGTTSIGKIVYKTAGEHGKRAIAQLSAKNFMVVMPDADVNATVAALLTSFFGNTGQRCLSGANLVMVGDDEKFNKSFLETFFDATSKIKVGYGLDEAVQMGPMQSLDGKQRVLKYIEIGIKEGAKLVLDGRKVDILGAYPDTCFIGPTIFENVEPTMTIAREEIFGPVASVLRAKDLDTVINWINASNYGNAAAIFTNNGKAAREFQYRVECGNIGINIGIVAPMAFFPFSGMKDSFYGVLHGQGKDAIRFFTESKVVVQRWF